The proteins below come from a single Magallana gigas chromosome 10, xbMagGiga1.1, whole genome shotgun sequence genomic window:
- the LOC117680373 gene encoding uncharacterized protein isoform X9, with translation MEDTSRIDPPFLNSASCGQVAGKEDIQVEDTSRIDPPFLNSSSCGQVAAEDDIEMEDTSRIDPSFLNSASCGQVADGEDTQLEDTSRIDPPFLNSTSGGQVAADDDIQMEDTSRIDPPFLNSASCGQVAGKEDIQVEDTSCIDPPFLNSSSCGQVAGPCSCVAEEDNGTTGSQLDDIHIIVSGKSTLAEKREICKFFRFFKEVAKRHMKFSKTITHVVMITDSKNFICDRTMKYIQGIAHGCWVLSSEWLYKSLEAGFLLPEEKYVIRGDTVSGEEAIGPRNPMSASEAATGVLQAMSIYLHGFNERSKISREEVEDLIYCSGGQLLNSLSPNLSNAVMLTSEETMEDVSELDFKYFCCCKQIYGISTTTLSWLMDCIAEQKLHSPSDYLAAGDVEKRANEDTPNNENSAWIPKKDDGDIGEDSEEMQCYEEDGAYAYDDSDENMEDPGWIPGKSDEDDDGKNNEDNDITETEDLVGAFVVGMREKNKQDIAQDWIPGTSEEDDDNDDDFENEVVVPNIGVTCNNKILLQMARQTTKGRSAKQNICYYCEKPYSRISRHLIQVHNKEMEIAKILSFPKKSKERKTLWKEIVNKGNYKHNYDVMKNGNGEKVPKYRPRNTTNNPEPENCFSSYAPCEFCLGSYKKTDPWKYQKNCELKSSEKRSKANPIQMGKLLLPIVGTSKGFYENIFIKMRDDAVKLEIQKDPLVLQFAERLYEKNGANLHQHQYISQRLRELRRLLIQLKSDQTEITSIRTAINPINWDTLIHGIKTLAGLDEKKIPTRLPHFL, from the exons ATGGAAGACACTTCTCGAATTGACCCACCATTCCTCAATAGCGCTTCCTGTGGACAAGTTGCTG GTAAAGAGGATATTCAGGTGGAAGACACCTCTCGCATTGACCCACCATTCCTCAATAGCTCTTCCTGTGGACAAGTTGCTG CTGAAGATGATATTGAGATGGAGGACACTTCTCGAATCGACCCATCATTCCTCAATAGCGCTTCCTGTGGACAAGTTGCTG ATGGAGAGGATACTCAGTTGGAAGACACTTCTCGCATTGACCCACCGTTCCTCAATAGCACTTCCGGTGGACAAGTTGCTG CTGACGATGATATTCAGATGGAAGACACTTCTCGCATTGACCCACCATTCCTCAATAGCGCTTCCTGTGGACAAGTTGCTG GTAAAGAGGATATTCAGGTGGAAGACACCTCTTGCATTGACCCACCATTCCTCAATAGCTCTTCCTGTGGACAAGTTGCTG GCCCTTGTTCTTGCGTAGCAGAAGAAGACAATGGAACTACTGGTAGTCAGCTTGATGACATTCATATAATAGTGTCGGGCAAGTCCACTCTGGCAGAAAAG AGAGAAATTTGCAAGTTTTTCCGATTTTTCAAGGAAGTGGCAAAACGTCATATGAAATTCAGCAAGACCATTACTCATGTTGTCATGATAACAG ataGCAAAAACTTTATCTGTGATCgaacaatgaaatatattcaaGGCATTGCACATGGATGTTGGGTATTGAGTAGTGAATGGTTGTACAAGTCGTTAGAAGCAGGATTTTTGCTGCCTGAg GAGAAATATGTGATTCGAGGAGATACAGTTTCTGGAGAAGAAGCTATTGGACCAAGGAATCCAATGTCAGCATCAGAGGCAGCAACAGGAGTTTTGCAGGCAATGTCCATATATCTACATGGATTTAATGAAAGATCAAAAATATCCAGGG AGGAAGTTGAGGACCTCATTTACTGTAGTGGAGGACAATTATTGAATTCATTAAGCCCAAACTTGTCAAATGCTGTCATGTTAACATCGGAGGAAACAATGGAGGATGTTTCTGAGCTAGATTTTAAGTACTTTTGCT GTTGTAAACAAATCTATGGTATTTCAACGACAACATTGTCTTGGCTGATGGATTGTATAGCTGAGCAGAAGCTTCACTCCCCATCAGACTATTTAG CTGCAGGTGATGTTGAAAAAAGGGCTAATGAAGACACACCAAATAATGAAAACTCTGCCTGGATTCCCAAGAAAGATGATGGTGACATTGGAGAGGATAGTGAAGAAATGCAGTGTTATGAAGAGGATGGTGCCTATGCTTATGATGACAGTGATGAGAATATGGAAGACCCAGGCTGGATTCCAGGGAAAAGcgatgaagatgatgatggAAAAAACAATGAAGATAATGATATAACAGAAACTGAAGATTTAGTTGGAGCATTTGTTGTTGGAATGCGTGAAAAGAACAAACAGGACATTGCACAGGATTGGATCCCTGGAACCAGTGAAGAAGATGATGACAATgatgatgattttgaaaatgaagTCGTCGTTCCCAACATTGGtgttacatgtaacaacaaaattttgCTTCAGATGGCTAGACAAACAACAAAAGGGCGTAgtgcaaaacaaaatatttgttattattgCGAGAAACCATATAGTAGAATTTCTAGACATTTGATTCAagtgcataacaaagaaatggaAATAGCTAAAATTCTATCATTTCCAAAAAAGAGCAAGGAAAGGAAAACATTGTGGAAAGAGATTGTTAATAAAGGAAACTACAAGCACAACTATGATGTTATGAAGAATGGTAATGGAGAGAAAGTACCAAAATACAGGCCAAGAAATACAACAAACAATCCAGAACCTGAGAATTGTTTTTCATCTTATGCACCCTGCGAATTCTGTTTAGGTTCCTACAAGAAAACAGACCCATGGAAATACCAAAAAAACTGTGAACTGAAGAGTAGTGAAAAAAGAAGTAAAGCAAACCCAATTCAGATGGGAAAACTTCTCCTACCAATTGTCGGAACTAGCAAAGGATTCTATGagaacattttcatcaaaatgagAGATGATGCTGTAAAACTTGAAATCCAAAAGGACCCTCTAGTTCTGCAGTTTGCAGAAAGGCTATATGAGAAAAATGGAGCCAATCTCCATCAACACCAGTACATTTCCCAAAGACTGAGAGAATTGAGGAGGCTGCTTATTCAGTTGAAGTCAGATCAAACAGAAATAACATCAATAAGGACTGCAATTAATCCAATCAATTGGGACACCCTTATTCATGGTATAAAAACTTTAGCTGgccttgatgaaaaaaaaatacctacaAGACTCCCTCACTTCCTTTAA
- the LOC117680373 gene encoding uncharacterized protein isoform X5, translated as MEDTSRIDPPFLNSASCGQVAGKEDIQVEDTSRIDPPFLNSSSCGQVAAEDDIEMEDTSRIDPSFLNSASCGQVADGEDTQLEDTSRIDPPFLNSTSGGQVAGKEDIQVEDTSCNDPPFLNSASCGQVADEEDTQVEDTSRIDPPFLNSASCGQVAGKEDIQVEDTSCIDPPFLNSSSCGQVAGPCSCVAEEDNGTTGSQLDDIHIIVSGKSTLAEKREICKFFRFFKEVAKRHMKFSKTITHVVMITDSKNFICDRTMKYIQGIAHGCWVLSSEWLYKSLEAGFLLPEEKYVIRGDTVSGEEAIGPRNPMSASEAATGVLQAMSIYLHGFNERSKISREEVEDLIYCSGGQLLNSLSPNLSNAVMLTSEETMEDVSELDFKYFCCCKQIYGISTTTLSWLMDCIAEQKLHSPSDYLAAGDVEKRANEDTPNNENSAWIPKKDDGDIGEDSEEMQCYEEDGAYAYDDSDENMEDPGWIPGKSDEDDDGKNNEDNDITETEDLVGAFVVGMREKNKQDIAQDWIPGTSEEDDDNDDDFENEVVVPNIGVTCNNKILLQMARQTTKGRSAKQNICYYCEKPYSRISRHLIQVHNKEMEIAKILSFPKKSKERKTLWKEIVNKGNYKHNYDVMKNGNGEKVPKYRPRNTTNNPEPENCFSSYAPCEFCLGSYKKTDPWKYQKNCELKSSEKRSKANPIQMGKLLLPIVGTSKGFYENIFIKMRDDAVKLEIQKDPLVLQFAERLYEKNGANLHQHQYISQRLRELRRLLIQLKSDQTEITSIRTAINPINWDTLIHGIKTLAGLDEKKIPTRLPHFL; from the exons ATGGAAGACACTTCTCGAATTGACCCACCATTCCTCAATAGCGCTTCCTGTGGACAAGTTGCTG GTAAAGAGGATATTCAGGTGGAAGACACCTCTCGCATTGACCCACCATTCCTCAATAGCTCTTCCTGTGGACAAGTTGCTG CTGAAGATGATATTGAGATGGAGGACACTTCTCGAATCGACCCATCATTCCTCAATAGCGCTTCCTGTGGACAAGTTGCTG ATGGAGAGGATACTCAGTTGGAAGACACTTCTCGCATTGACCCACCGTTCCTCAATAGCACTTCCGGTGGACAAGTTGCTG GTAAAGAGGATATTCAGGTGGAAGACACTTCTTGCAATGACCCACCATTCCTCAATAGCGCTTCCTGTGGACAAGTTGCTG ATGAAGAGGATACTCAGGTGGAAGACACTTCTCGAATCGACCCACCATTCCTCAATAGCGCTTCCTGTGGACAAGTTGCTG GTAAAGAGGATATTCAGGTGGAAGACACCTCTTGCATTGACCCACCATTCCTCAATAGCTCTTCCTGTGGACAAGTTGCTG GCCCTTGTTCTTGCGTAGCAGAAGAAGACAATGGAACTACTGGTAGTCAGCTTGATGACATTCATATAATAGTGTCGGGCAAGTCCACTCTGGCAGAAAAG AGAGAAATTTGCAAGTTTTTCCGATTTTTCAAGGAAGTGGCAAAACGTCATATGAAATTCAGCAAGACCATTACTCATGTTGTCATGATAACAG ataGCAAAAACTTTATCTGTGATCgaacaatgaaatatattcaaGGCATTGCACATGGATGTTGGGTATTGAGTAGTGAATGGTTGTACAAGTCGTTAGAAGCAGGATTTTTGCTGCCTGAg GAGAAATATGTGATTCGAGGAGATACAGTTTCTGGAGAAGAAGCTATTGGACCAAGGAATCCAATGTCAGCATCAGAGGCAGCAACAGGAGTTTTGCAGGCAATGTCCATATATCTACATGGATTTAATGAAAGATCAAAAATATCCAGGG AGGAAGTTGAGGACCTCATTTACTGTAGTGGAGGACAATTATTGAATTCATTAAGCCCAAACTTGTCAAATGCTGTCATGTTAACATCGGAGGAAACAATGGAGGATGTTTCTGAGCTAGATTTTAAGTACTTTTGCT GTTGTAAACAAATCTATGGTATTTCAACGACAACATTGTCTTGGCTGATGGATTGTATAGCTGAGCAGAAGCTTCACTCCCCATCAGACTATTTAG CTGCAGGTGATGTTGAAAAAAGGGCTAATGAAGACACACCAAATAATGAAAACTCTGCCTGGATTCCCAAGAAAGATGATGGTGACATTGGAGAGGATAGTGAAGAAATGCAGTGTTATGAAGAGGATGGTGCCTATGCTTATGATGACAGTGATGAGAATATGGAAGACCCAGGCTGGATTCCAGGGAAAAGcgatgaagatgatgatggAAAAAACAATGAAGATAATGATATAACAGAAACTGAAGATTTAGTTGGAGCATTTGTTGTTGGAATGCGTGAAAAGAACAAACAGGACATTGCACAGGATTGGATCCCTGGAACCAGTGAAGAAGATGATGACAATgatgatgattttgaaaatgaagTCGTCGTTCCCAACATTGGtgttacatgtaacaacaaaattttgCTTCAGATGGCTAGACAAACAACAAAAGGGCGTAgtgcaaaacaaaatatttgttattattgCGAGAAACCATATAGTAGAATTTCTAGACATTTGATTCAagtgcataacaaagaaatggaAATAGCTAAAATTCTATCATTTCCAAAAAAGAGCAAGGAAAGGAAAACATTGTGGAAAGAGATTGTTAATAAAGGAAACTACAAGCACAACTATGATGTTATGAAGAATGGTAATGGAGAGAAAGTACCAAAATACAGGCCAAGAAATACAACAAACAATCCAGAACCTGAGAATTGTTTTTCATCTTATGCACCCTGCGAATTCTGTTTAGGTTCCTACAAGAAAACAGACCCATGGAAATACCAAAAAAACTGTGAACTGAAGAGTAGTGAAAAAAGAAGTAAAGCAAACCCAATTCAGATGGGAAAACTTCTCCTACCAATTGTCGGAACTAGCAAAGGATTCTATGagaacattttcatcaaaatgagAGATGATGCTGTAAAACTTGAAATCCAAAAGGACCCTCTAGTTCTGCAGTTTGCAGAAAGGCTATATGAGAAAAATGGAGCCAATCTCCATCAACACCAGTACATTTCCCAAAGACTGAGAGAATTGAGGAGGCTGCTTATTCAGTTGAAGTCAGATCAAACAGAAATAACATCAATAAGGACTGCAATTAATCCAATCAATTGGGACACCCTTATTCATGGTATAAAAACTTTAGCTGgccttgatgaaaaaaaaatacctacaAGACTCCCTCACTTCCTTTAA
- the LOC117680373 gene encoding uncharacterized protein isoform X11 — protein sequence MEDTSRIDPPFLNSASCGQVAGKEDIQVEDTSRIDPPFLNSSSCGQVAAEDDIEMEDTSRIDPSFLNSASCGQVAGKEDIQVEDTSCIDPPFLNSSSCGQVAGPCSCVAEEDNGTTGSQLDDIHIIVSGKSTLAEKREICKFFRFFKEVAKRHMKFSKTITHVVMITDSKNFICDRTMKYIQGIAHGCWVLSSEWLYKSLEAGFLLPEEKYVIRGDTVSGEEAIGPRNPMSASEAATGVLQAMSIYLHGFNERSKISREEVEDLIYCSGGQLLNSLSPNLSNAVMLTSEETMEDVSELDFKYFCCCKQIYGISTTTLSWLMDCIAEQKLHSPSDYLAAGDVEKRANEDTPNNENSAWIPKKDDGDIGEDSEEMQCYEEDGAYAYDDSDENMEDPGWIPGKSDEDDDGKNNEDNDITETEDLVGAFVVGMREKNKQDIAQDWIPGTSEEDDDNDDDFENEVVVPNIGVTCNNKILLQMARQTTKGRSAKQNICYYCEKPYSRISRHLIQVHNKEMEIAKILSFPKKSKERKTLWKEIVNKGNYKHNYDVMKNGNGEKVPKYRPRNTTNNPEPENCFSSYAPCEFCLGSYKKTDPWKYQKNCELKSSEKRSKANPIQMGKLLLPIVGTSKGFYENIFIKMRDDAVKLEIQKDPLVLQFAERLYEKNGANLHQHQYISQRLRELRRLLIQLKSDQTEITSIRTAINPINWDTLIHGIKTLAGLDEKKIPTRLPHFL from the exons ATGGAAGACACTTCTCGAATTGACCCACCATTCCTCAATAGCGCTTCCTGTGGACAAGTTGCTG GTAAAGAGGATATTCAGGTGGAAGACACCTCTCGCATTGACCCACCATTCCTCAATAGCTCTTCCTGTGGACAAGTTGCTG CTGAAGATGATATTGAGATGGAGGACACTTCTCGAATCGACCCATCATTCCTCAATAGCGCTTCCTGTGGACAAGTTGCTG GTAAAGAGGATATTCAGGTGGAAGACACCTCTTGCATTGACCCACCATTCCTCAATAGCTCTTCCTGTGGACAAGTTGCTG GCCCTTGTTCTTGCGTAGCAGAAGAAGACAATGGAACTACTGGTAGTCAGCTTGATGACATTCATATAATAGTGTCGGGCAAGTCCACTCTGGCAGAAAAG AGAGAAATTTGCAAGTTTTTCCGATTTTTCAAGGAAGTGGCAAAACGTCATATGAAATTCAGCAAGACCATTACTCATGTTGTCATGATAACAG ataGCAAAAACTTTATCTGTGATCgaacaatgaaatatattcaaGGCATTGCACATGGATGTTGGGTATTGAGTAGTGAATGGTTGTACAAGTCGTTAGAAGCAGGATTTTTGCTGCCTGAg GAGAAATATGTGATTCGAGGAGATACAGTTTCTGGAGAAGAAGCTATTGGACCAAGGAATCCAATGTCAGCATCAGAGGCAGCAACAGGAGTTTTGCAGGCAATGTCCATATATCTACATGGATTTAATGAAAGATCAAAAATATCCAGGG AGGAAGTTGAGGACCTCATTTACTGTAGTGGAGGACAATTATTGAATTCATTAAGCCCAAACTTGTCAAATGCTGTCATGTTAACATCGGAGGAAACAATGGAGGATGTTTCTGAGCTAGATTTTAAGTACTTTTGCT GTTGTAAACAAATCTATGGTATTTCAACGACAACATTGTCTTGGCTGATGGATTGTATAGCTGAGCAGAAGCTTCACTCCCCATCAGACTATTTAG CTGCAGGTGATGTTGAAAAAAGGGCTAATGAAGACACACCAAATAATGAAAACTCTGCCTGGATTCCCAAGAAAGATGATGGTGACATTGGAGAGGATAGTGAAGAAATGCAGTGTTATGAAGAGGATGGTGCCTATGCTTATGATGACAGTGATGAGAATATGGAAGACCCAGGCTGGATTCCAGGGAAAAGcgatgaagatgatgatggAAAAAACAATGAAGATAATGATATAACAGAAACTGAAGATTTAGTTGGAGCATTTGTTGTTGGAATGCGTGAAAAGAACAAACAGGACATTGCACAGGATTGGATCCCTGGAACCAGTGAAGAAGATGATGACAATgatgatgattttgaaaatgaagTCGTCGTTCCCAACATTGGtgttacatgtaacaacaaaattttgCTTCAGATGGCTAGACAAACAACAAAAGGGCGTAgtgcaaaacaaaatatttgttattattgCGAGAAACCATATAGTAGAATTTCTAGACATTTGATTCAagtgcataacaaagaaatggaAATAGCTAAAATTCTATCATTTCCAAAAAAGAGCAAGGAAAGGAAAACATTGTGGAAAGAGATTGTTAATAAAGGAAACTACAAGCACAACTATGATGTTATGAAGAATGGTAATGGAGAGAAAGTACCAAAATACAGGCCAAGAAATACAACAAACAATCCAGAACCTGAGAATTGTTTTTCATCTTATGCACCCTGCGAATTCTGTTTAGGTTCCTACAAGAAAACAGACCCATGGAAATACCAAAAAAACTGTGAACTGAAGAGTAGTGAAAAAAGAAGTAAAGCAAACCCAATTCAGATGGGAAAACTTCTCCTACCAATTGTCGGAACTAGCAAAGGATTCTATGagaacattttcatcaaaatgagAGATGATGCTGTAAAACTTGAAATCCAAAAGGACCCTCTAGTTCTGCAGTTTGCAGAAAGGCTATATGAGAAAAATGGAGCCAATCTCCATCAACACCAGTACATTTCCCAAAGACTGAGAGAATTGAGGAGGCTGCTTATTCAGTTGAAGTCAGATCAAACAGAAATAACATCAATAAGGACTGCAATTAATCCAATCAATTGGGACACCCTTATTCATGGTATAAAAACTTTAGCTGgccttgatgaaaaaaaaatacctacaAGACTCCCTCACTTCCTTTAA
- the LOC117680373 gene encoding uncharacterized protein isoform X7, whose translation MEDTSRIDPPFLNSASCGQVAGKEDIQVEDTSRIDPPFLNSSSCGQVAAEDDIEMEDTSRIDPSFLNSASCGQVADGEDTQLEDTSRIDPPFLNSTSGGQVAADDDIQMEDTSRIDPPFLNSASCGQVAGKEDIQVEDTSCNDPPFLNSASCGQVADEEDTQVEDTSRIDPPFLNSASCGQVAAEEDNGTTGSQLDDIHIIVSGKSTLAEKREICKFFRFFKEVAKRHMKFSKTITHVVMITDSKNFICDRTMKYIQGIAHGCWVLSSEWLYKSLEAGFLLPEEKYVIRGDTVSGEEAIGPRNPMSASEAATGVLQAMSIYLHGFNERSKISREEVEDLIYCSGGQLLNSLSPNLSNAVMLTSEETMEDVSELDFKYFCCCKQIYGISTTTLSWLMDCIAEQKLHSPSDYLAAGDVEKRANEDTPNNENSAWIPKKDDGDIGEDSEEMQCYEEDGAYAYDDSDENMEDPGWIPGKSDEDDDGKNNEDNDITETEDLVGAFVVGMREKNKQDIAQDWIPGTSEEDDDNDDDFENEVVVPNIGVTCNNKILLQMARQTTKGRSAKQNICYYCEKPYSRISRHLIQVHNKEMEIAKILSFPKKSKERKTLWKEIVNKGNYKHNYDVMKNGNGEKVPKYRPRNTTNNPEPENCFSSYAPCEFCLGSYKKTDPWKYQKNCELKSSEKRSKANPIQMGKLLLPIVGTSKGFYENIFIKMRDDAVKLEIQKDPLVLQFAERLYEKNGANLHQHQYISQRLRELRRLLIQLKSDQTEITSIRTAINPINWDTLIHGIKTLAGLDEKKIPTRLPHFL comes from the exons ATGGAAGACACTTCTCGAATTGACCCACCATTCCTCAATAGCGCTTCCTGTGGACAAGTTGCTG GTAAAGAGGATATTCAGGTGGAAGACACCTCTCGCATTGACCCACCATTCCTCAATAGCTCTTCCTGTGGACAAGTTGCTG CTGAAGATGATATTGAGATGGAGGACACTTCTCGAATCGACCCATCATTCCTCAATAGCGCTTCCTGTGGACAAGTTGCTG ATGGAGAGGATACTCAGTTGGAAGACACTTCTCGCATTGACCCACCGTTCCTCAATAGCACTTCCGGTGGACAAGTTGCTG CTGACGATGATATTCAGATGGAAGACACTTCTCGCATTGACCCACCATTCCTCAATAGCGCTTCCTGTGGACAAGTTGCTG GTAAAGAGGATATTCAGGTGGAAGACACTTCTTGCAATGACCCACCATTCCTCAATAGCGCTTCCTGTGGACAAGTTGCTG ATGAAGAGGATACTCAGGTGGAAGACACTTCTCGAATCGACCCACCATTCCTCAATAGCGCTTCCTGTGGACAAGTTGCTG CAGAAGAAGACAATGGAACTACTGGTAGTCAGCTTGATGACATTCATATAATAGTGTCGGGCAAGTCCACTCTGGCAGAAAAG AGAGAAATTTGCAAGTTTTTCCGATTTTTCAAGGAAGTGGCAAAACGTCATATGAAATTCAGCAAGACCATTACTCATGTTGTCATGATAACAG ataGCAAAAACTTTATCTGTGATCgaacaatgaaatatattcaaGGCATTGCACATGGATGTTGGGTATTGAGTAGTGAATGGTTGTACAAGTCGTTAGAAGCAGGATTTTTGCTGCCTGAg GAGAAATATGTGATTCGAGGAGATACAGTTTCTGGAGAAGAAGCTATTGGACCAAGGAATCCAATGTCAGCATCAGAGGCAGCAACAGGAGTTTTGCAGGCAATGTCCATATATCTACATGGATTTAATGAAAGATCAAAAATATCCAGGG AGGAAGTTGAGGACCTCATTTACTGTAGTGGAGGACAATTATTGAATTCATTAAGCCCAAACTTGTCAAATGCTGTCATGTTAACATCGGAGGAAACAATGGAGGATGTTTCTGAGCTAGATTTTAAGTACTTTTGCT GTTGTAAACAAATCTATGGTATTTCAACGACAACATTGTCTTGGCTGATGGATTGTATAGCTGAGCAGAAGCTTCACTCCCCATCAGACTATTTAG CTGCAGGTGATGTTGAAAAAAGGGCTAATGAAGACACACCAAATAATGAAAACTCTGCCTGGATTCCCAAGAAAGATGATGGTGACATTGGAGAGGATAGTGAAGAAATGCAGTGTTATGAAGAGGATGGTGCCTATGCTTATGATGACAGTGATGAGAATATGGAAGACCCAGGCTGGATTCCAGGGAAAAGcgatgaagatgatgatggAAAAAACAATGAAGATAATGATATAACAGAAACTGAAGATTTAGTTGGAGCATTTGTTGTTGGAATGCGTGAAAAGAACAAACAGGACATTGCACAGGATTGGATCCCTGGAACCAGTGAAGAAGATGATGACAATgatgatgattttgaaaatgaagTCGTCGTTCCCAACATTGGtgttacatgtaacaacaaaattttgCTTCAGATGGCTAGACAAACAACAAAAGGGCGTAgtgcaaaacaaaatatttgttattattgCGAGAAACCATATAGTAGAATTTCTAGACATTTGATTCAagtgcataacaaagaaatggaAATAGCTAAAATTCTATCATTTCCAAAAAAGAGCAAGGAAAGGAAAACATTGTGGAAAGAGATTGTTAATAAAGGAAACTACAAGCACAACTATGATGTTATGAAGAATGGTAATGGAGAGAAAGTACCAAAATACAGGCCAAGAAATACAACAAACAATCCAGAACCTGAGAATTGTTTTTCATCTTATGCACCCTGCGAATTCTGTTTAGGTTCCTACAAGAAAACAGACCCATGGAAATACCAAAAAAACTGTGAACTGAAGAGTAGTGAAAAAAGAAGTAAAGCAAACCCAATTCAGATGGGAAAACTTCTCCTACCAATTGTCGGAACTAGCAAAGGATTCTATGagaacattttcatcaaaatgagAGATGATGCTGTAAAACTTGAAATCCAAAAGGACCCTCTAGTTCTGCAGTTTGCAGAAAGGCTATATGAGAAAAATGGAGCCAATCTCCATCAACACCAGTACATTTCCCAAAGACTGAGAGAATTGAGGAGGCTGCTTATTCAGTTGAAGTCAGATCAAACAGAAATAACATCAATAAGGACTGCAATTAATCCAATCAATTGGGACACCCTTATTCATGGTATAAAAACTTTAGCTGgccttgatgaaaaaaaaatacctacaAGACTCCCTCACTTCCTTTAA